Genomic segment of Staphylococcus muscae:
TCGCATCCGGATTGAGTTGATTGATTTTACGTGTGGACTTGCTTGTCTTGCCTTCTGGCGTAATGATATTTTGCGTCAAGATAAGAGCAACTTGTTTTGTATTCATAACTTTGACCTCCTTTCAACTTATATATCGAGATGACTATGAAAAAAGGACACAAAAATTTGTGAAAATGGCATAATATTTTGTAACCGAATACATACTTGATATATAAGTATCGACAGTTTTTTAGGGTGAAACAATCGCACAGACTTATAAAAAATATAAGAATAAATTCTTTAATGTTACATAAATATATTATATGATTATATAAGGAACATATAAGTGGGGTGAATATGTTGAAATGTGTGGATCCGATTACGAATTATGAAGATATACAGAAAATGTATATCCTTTTAAAATCACAGTCGCAGAGAGATTATTTACTGTTTAAGTTTGCCATTCATACAGGTATTAAGTTGAATGAACTACTCAATTTGACTGTTTTAGATGTGATGCAAGATCAAAATGAAGTGATTATGCATTGGGAAGCATGTTGCTCTCAAGAAATACATGTCGTATTACCAGAAATATTGCGACAAGAAATAAAACATTACATTGAAGCGGAGAAGCTAACCTCTCAAGATTTATTATTTCAATCTAAAAGAACAAAGAAAGGCTTGAGCCGTCAGCAAGCATATCGCATTGTTCATGCTGCTGCTCAAGAAGTAGACATTCCCCATGTAGGATTGACAACGTTACGAAAAACATTTGCTTATCATACATATCGTTCAGGTGTCTCTGTCTCAATTATCCAAAAATATTTGGGGCATCAAACTGCACAGGAAACGAGAAAATTTATCGGTGTACCTAAAGAGGGCGCACATACGATGATTGCACTTAATCTATAAAGAAAAAGGAGGCAGGTTTATGTTGATTGGTTTACTCATCACGTTATTAATCGTGATGCTACTTTTAATAGTGATGATGAAATGGGAAACGAAGCAATTACCAGGATATATTGCATTGCTTGCTCCAATAATTGCTTCAGGTGTGTTTCTATATCACATTCCCAAAGTATGGAATGAGCATTATGTCACTGAAATATATCAGTGGCTACCAACGTATGATATTAACTTAGTATTACGGTTAGATGGTTTGAGTTTGTTCTTCGGACTACTTATCTCTCTGATTGGTGTGGCTGTATTCTTCTATGCGACACAGTATCTATCTTATGAACACGATGATTTACCTCGATTTTTTACCTATCTTATTTTATTTATGTTTAGTATGATCGGAATTGTTTTATCTAACAATACAATCATATTGTATGTTTTTTGGGAGTTAACAAGTGTTTCATCATTTTTACTTATCAGTTATTGGTATGACCGTTCAGAAAGTCAAAATGGTGCGATGACATCATTTATGGTTACAGTGCTTGGTGGTCTAGCCATGTTTGTCGGTTTTATGATGTTATATGTGGTGACAGGAACGAATACAATAACAAAACAAATCGCAATGCGTGAAGAAATTGCATCGCATTCACTCTTTATCCCAATTATTGTTCTATTGTTGCTAGGCGCTTTCACAAAGTCAGCGCAATTTCCATTTCATTTTTGGTTGCCGAAAGCGATGGCAGCACCGACGCCAGTCAGTGCTTATCTACATTCAGCAACGATGGTTAAGGCGGGTATCTTCTTGTTAATGCGCTTTACACCGATATTAGGGTATAGCGATTTTTATACGTATAGTGTGACATTTGTTGGTTTGATTACGATGATTTACGGCTCATATACAGCGATACGTCAAAGTGATTTAAAAGGAATTCTAGCTTATTCTACAATAAGTCAGCTCGGTATGATTATGTCGATGGTCGGTCTTGGTGGCGGTATCGCTAAAGCGACTGATAGTGCAATGCTTGAAATGTATGCTTATATCATGTTTGCTGCTATCTTTCATTTGTTTAACCATGCTTTGTTTAAAGCGACACTCTTTATGGGTGTTGGTTTGATTGATCATGAAATGGGGACACGTGATATTCGTTATTTAGGTGGGTTACGACGCTATTTACCATTGACGATGGTTGCAATGTTTGCCGCGTCTTTATCAATGGCAGGTGTCCCACTGCTAAACGGTTTTATTAGTAAGGAAATGTTTTTTGAAGGTTTGATTCATGCGAGCGAACTGAGTGCATTCAATCGTATTTTAACGGCTGTCATTATTGCCATTGGCTTTATTGCGAGCATTTTTACATTTATCTATGCGTTAAATATGATCAAAGTAACTTTCTTTGGAGAAGCGCAAGGCAAACAACATGTTCACGAACCGAAATGGTTTATCTTGCCAGCTGCAATTTTGGCGCTTACTTTACCGATTGTGTTCTTTGTACCAGACTGGATAGGGACGAAGCTGATTCAACCAGCATTCTCTAGCGTTGTTGCCAATGTAGAAACTGCCGAAATGGCACCACATCTTGCAGTGTGGCATGGCTTTAATATCCCGCTGATGATGAGTCTTGCGGTGATTGTAATTGGGACATTTGTTGTATTACGAGTTGATTTAAAACAATATTTAGTGACAAAACCTGAAAAGTGGACGATTCCTAAAATGTTAGAACGTTCAGGCCATTCGGTAGAATCGTATTCAGGCTGGGGTTTACGTGCATTGATGAATAATCGATTGAACTATTATATTGTAGTGACATTTATTTTTTATTTTGCAATTAATTTATATGGATTATATCGTGTCGGTGTGCCAGAATTGTACCGCATTGAAGTGACCGACTATCATCTTTTCCATGTATTATTACTTTTGACAATTATTCTGATAGGGATCGCATTGATTTTTATTCGTCAGCGATTAACGATGGTTATTTTGACAGGAGGTATTGGATATGCTGTTGCATTGTTCTTTATCTTGATGCGTGCGCCAGACTTAGCGTTGACACAACTTGTGACAGAGACGATTACGACGGTGCTCTTTATCGTTAGTTTCTCGCGACTTCCAAATATTCCACGTGGACAATTCAATTTGAAACGTGAATCTGTAAAAATTACGATATCATTGATGACAGCCATTACAGTAGTTGGCCTTGTTTTTATAATCCAACAGGCAGATGCGTTAGAAACGATCTCTGTTTATTATCATGACGCCTATGAAAAGTCTGGTGGTAAAAATATTGTCAATGCAATTCTTGGTGACTTCCGTGCACTTGATACGATGGCAGAAGGAATTGTGCTTGTGATTGCAGGTTTCGGTATTTATACATTACTAAACTATAAAGATAGGAGAGGTCAAGATGAAAGAGAATGATTTAGTATTAAAGACTGTGACACATGTTGTCGTCTTTATCATTTTAACGTTTGGCTTCTACCTGTTTTTTGCCGGCCATAATAATCCGGGTGGTGGCTTTATTGCTGGATTAGTACTCAGTTCGGCATTTATCTTAATGTTTTTAGCTTATGATGTGGCACAAGTATTGGAGGCACTACCGATTGATTTTCGACTGATCAGTCTTGTCGGAGCACTAACATCAATAGGGACAGCGGTAGCACCGGTCTTCTTCGGAAAAAATGTACTATATCAACATGATTGGTATGTAGATTTTCCTTATTTTGGAGAAGTACACTTGTCGACAATCACACTGTTTGAATTTGGTATTTTACTTATCGTTGTCGGGACAGTAGTGACAACAATCTTATCATTGAGCGGAGGGCGATCATGAATATTATCTTACTTATCGTTATAGGCTTTTTAGTATTCATTGGCACTTATATGGTGCTCTCCCGCAACTTGATACGGATTGTGATTGGTATAGCGATTTATACGTATGCCGGCAATATCATCATTATGAGTATGGGTGAATATACAGTTGATAAAAAGGAACCATTGATTGTATCGGGATATGAGAATTATGTAGATCCATTATTACAAGCAATCGTGTTAACAGCGATTGTCATTGGCTTTGCGATTACTGCCTTTTTACTTGTACTCGTGTATCGTACTTTTAAAGTAACGAAAGAACATGAAATTGATGTGTTAACGCGAGGTGAAGATGATGAATGATAACTTACTAGCTTTACCGCTCCTGATACCACTTGTCGGAGCATTATTAGTCGGCTTATTTAATAAACAACTGAAGTTAGCGCGTCGTTTTTCACTGTTTGTGTTATTTTCTGGATTTGTCGTGTCATTGTATATGTTAATTTATGTGATGCGCCATCAACCAATCGTGCTAGATTTCTCAGGATGGCCAGCGCCATTTGGTATCCAATATGTCGGAGATGCTTTAAGTTTACTTCTTGTGACGACAACATTTTTCGTTGTCTGGTCGATTGTAATGTTTGGATTTGGGCGTGGAGAAAAACGTGCGAGTCGTTATTACTTACCGACATTTATTCTGTTCTTAACAACAGGTGTTATCGGTTCATTTTTAACATCTGACGTGTTCCATCTGTATGTGATGTTTGAAATTATGCTACTCGCATCATTTGTATTAGTGACACTAGGCCAATCTGTTGAACAATTACGTGCCAGCATTATTTATGTCGTATTGAATGTGATTGGTTCATGGATCTTTCTTGTAGGTATCAGTCTGTTGTATCGACAAGTGGGGACATTGAACTTCACTCATATTGCGATACGCATTCAAGAGATGGACGATCCAACTGCAATCCACCTTGTTGCTATGTCATTCATTGTAGCATTTGGTTCAAAAGCAGCATTGGTATTGTTTATGTGGTTACCAAAAGCATATGCTGTGTTGAACACAGAACTTGCAGCATTGTTCGCATCATTGATGACAAAAGTAGGTGCATACGCACTGATTCGATTCTTCACGCTGATCTTTAATCAAAGTGGCAATATTGTTGAACCCTTACTTGTCTTTATGTCCTGTGTAACGATGGTGATTGGTGCAGTCGGCACAATTGCATATAAAGATATTAAGAAAATAGCGGCTTACCAAGTTATCTTGTCGATTGGTTTCGTCATATTCGGTTTAGGAACCAATACAGTAGAAGGTATTAACGGTGCAATTTTTTATCTGATGAATGACATGGTTGTGAAGGCATTATTATTCTTAGTCATTGGAATTATTGTTTACACGACAGGATATCGTCAGTATCGTCATCTTAAAGGACTTGCGAAGAAAGAGCCATGGCTTGGTATTGCATTTGTCGTTGTCACTTTAGCAATTGGTGGCGTACCACCATTCAGTGGATTTCCCGGGAAATTATTAATTTTTCTAGGTGCTGTGGAGCATCAGCATTATATTGGATTATCATTGATGATTATTACAAGTTTAATTGCGATGTTTAGTCTTTTCCGTGTCTTCTTCCATATGTATACAGGTAATGAAGTGAAAGGCGCAGTGATTGAATACAAACCAATCAAACCTGTTCGTAAACATATCATCTTATTTTTAACAACTGTGACTTTATTGTTGGGCTTGATGGCACCAGCAATTATCCAAGTGACAGACTTAGCGACAAAGATGAATATGGATGTACAAATGTATGAAGAAATGGTTAATCCAGACTTGCGAGGGGGTCATTAAATGAGACAAGTTGGTTTGAATATGATGATCGCTATCTTATGGGTGCTATTTCAAGATGAAGATGCCTTTCGCTTTCCTACATTTTTCTTCGGCTATCTCATTGGATTAATTGTCATCTATTTGTTGCATAAGTTTTTCGGACAAGAATTTTATCCGAAAAAAATCTGGGTATCGTTTAAGTTTTTAATGATTTATTTATATCAATTATTCACATCGACCTTTTCAATTGCGAATTATGTTTTATTTCGTACGAATAAAATGGCGCCTGGTCTAGTACGCTATGAAACAAAACTAGAATCAGATTGGGCGATTACTTTCTTGACGATTATGATTATTATTACGCCGGGATCAACGATCATTAGAGTTAATCGAGATCCAAACATATTTTTAATTCATGCCATTGATTTAACAGATAAAGAGCGTAAAAGCTTATTGAAGAGTATTAAACAATATGAAGCACTTATTTTGGAGGTGACGAAATGATTTCAGCATGGACAGAGTTTTTCTTATCATCTGCACTCGTTTTATTTGCAGTATCATTAGTTGTAGCATTGTTTCGTCTCATTAAAGGTCCTACAACTGCAGACAGAGTTGTTGCCTTCGATGCAATTAGTGCAATTGTCATGTGTATTGTAGGGGTACTCAGCGTGTTATTCGGGACAGTCTCTTTCTTAGACTCAGTTCTTTTAATCGCGATTATTTCGTTCTTAAGTTCCATAACGATTTCTCGCTTTATCGAAGGGGGGAATGTGTTCAATGGCAACAATAAACGAAATTTTTAAGTTAGTTGCAGCGATTATGGTATTTGCAGGGAGTTTGATTGCCTTGATTAGTGCTATTGGTGTTGTGCGATTCAGAGACGTTTTTTTACGTATTCACGCAGCAACAAAAGCATCGACGGCAGCAGTGTTGTTAACGCTTGTAGGGGTTTTTATTTATTTTATCTTTGCTCAAGGCTATGTCGGTGTTCGAACCCTGCTCGCACTTGTATTCATTAATATCACATCTCCCGTCGGTGGACATCTCGTGTCACGTGCTGCCTATCGTACAGGAGCATATATGTATCAAAAAGATGCGAATTCAGGAGATGCAGACTTGAACGAAGATGATATTGATGAAGAAAAGAAACGTCAAATACGTATTGAAAAACGTGCGAAACGCCGTAAAAAGGTTTATTCTCGATTGGATAAATAATGAGATGGTATTTAAACAGTTCACGCTATTTTGAAGTGGACTGTTTTTTACAAATAAAAGAAGCACATGTCATATTGCAGTTCAGGGACATGTGCTTCTTTCACGTTATTCGTTATTTTTAACCATACTTTGATGGATTGTATCGATATTACTTTCCATCATTTTATAGTATGAATCGCCATCAGTACCTTTCTTACCGATAGAGTCAGTATAAACAGTACCAAAGATTTTGGCATTTGTTTCTTCTCCGAGACTCTTCATACTCTTATCGCTGACACTTGTTTCAAGAAGTAAATTTTTGATGTGGTGTTGTTTCACAAAATCAATTGCTTGTTTCATTTGTTGAGGCGTTCCTTGACTCTCCGTGTTAATTTCCCAAATGTAACCAGGCGTAATGTCATATTGTTGTGCGAAGTATTTGAACGCACCTTCACTCGTAATCATTGCACGTTGCTCTTTAGGAATATCATTGAATTTGTCTTGACTCTTGTCACTAAGCGCTTCTAATTTCTTAATGTAGGCATCACCATGTTTCATATAGTGATCCTTATGTTTATCATCTGCTTTGATAAGTGCTTGTTGAATGTTTTTAGCGTATTGAACGCCGTTTTTAATGCTGAGCCAAGCGTGTGGGTCAATCATATCTTCTGATTTGTTACCTTGCTTCAAATAGATAGGTTTGACTGATTTAGAAGCGCGGACGACAGATTGATCATCAAGTGATTTGTCAGCTTGTTTTAACGCTTTTTCAAACCAGCCGTTTCCACTTTCTAAATTAAAACCGTTGTACACGACAACATCAGCATCTGTTAGAGCTTGAATATCTTTCGGTTTTACTTCATATTCATGTGGGTCTTGACCGATTGGGACAATGCTGTGGACTTCCGCTTTGTCTCCCGCTACATTTTTAACCATATCAGCTAGAATAGAATTTGTTGCGACCACCTTCACTTTATCATGAGATGATTGGTTGTTAAAGCTACATGCAGTTAATACAAGTGCGATAATGCATAGTGTAAGTATTCGTTTAATCATGTTGTTTGATACGCTCCTTTGTGATTAGATTGAATGAATTTTGCTATGATGAATGTGGCTACATATAGCAATGTTGCGATTAGTACAATAACAGCACCACTTGGTAAGTTGAATATGAAGCTTAAGTAAATACCAACTGTGGCACTGATGACACTGAATAAACAAGACGTCATCATCATTGTTGAAAGCTTATTTGTGATGAGATAAGCGGTTGATGCAGGTGTGACAAGTAATGCAACGACGAGAATCACACCGACTGTTTGTACGCTTGCTACAATCACAAGTGCCAATAGCAGCATCACGAAGTAGTGAAGCATTGTTGTATTCAACCCACTCATACGACTAAAAACAGGGTCGAGGGTTGAAACTTTCAATGGTCGATACAGGATAACAATCAGTGAAACTACAATGATGCTGACAAATAAAGTTGTGTAGAATGCCGATTGTGTAATCGCTAAAATGTTACCAAATAAAATATGATACAGATCTGTTGCGCTATGGATGACGCTGATCAGAATAATCCCTGATGCTAAAAATGCTGTGAAAGTAATTCCGATGGCAGCATCTTTTTTTGTTTTAGAACGATCAGAGATATAACCAATTAAAACACTGCTCAACATTCCAGTGATAAGTGCTCCGAAGAACATTGGAATATTGAATAGAAAAGACAATGCAACACCTGGCAACACGGCATGACTCATCGCATCACCCATGAGGGATAAACCACGAAGGATGATGATGCAACCGACTACACCACATACGATGCCGACGAGTATAGCGGTCAACATGGCACGTGATAAAAACTGATACTCAAAGAGATGTTGGACGAACGACATGATGTGTGGACTCCTTTCTATGTTGTGTGCGTTTATCTGAGTCTATCAGCGGTTGTTGGTTTAAAAATACAGATTCGATATGCTCAGGTTTCAAAGCTTCTGTACTTTTACCGAAAAATTGTACAGATTGATTTAATAGTAAAATGCGATCAAAGTATTGCATCGCTGTCGCTAAATCATGATGAACAATGAGAATCAGCTTTCCCTGTGCTTTTAGTGTTTCTAATTTTTCTAAAATAATCGCTTCACTTTTAAAATCAATGCCAACAAAAGGTTCGTCTAAAAGATATATTTGACTCTCAGACATGAGTGCACGTGCAATAAATACCCGCTGTAACTGTCCACCACTTAAAGCGTTGAGTGGACGCTTTCGCAATTCATAGAGAGAGAGTTCATGTAGAAGGGTATCTCGTCGTTGTTTCATCTCTTTAGGTATTCGTTTAAACCAGCCAGCATCATGATAACAGCCTGATAACACCAAATCTTCTACATTAATAGGGAATTCCAAATCAAGTTGAGACTTTTGTGGAATATAAGTGATATCTGTTAAACACTGTTTAATCGGTTGTTGATTAAGTGTGATTGTACCGTCGGCTGGAAGCTCCCCAATGATAGATTTGATAAGCGATGACTTTCCGCTACCATTCGGTCCCATGATGCCTATCAATTCTCCACGAAGCGGGAGTTGTAATGTAATATTTTTCAAGATATGTTTACGACCTAAATACAAGTCTAATCCATTTATCGAAAGCATTTTTCCACCTTCTTAATAAAACTTTAGGTTTACCTAACTAATTAATATTATATACTGAAGATTTCTAATGTCAATCTATTTCATGATACAATATAGATAATATATACAAGAGGTGAAGGTATGTTATCGGAAGAAAAGGAAGACTATCTCAAAGCAATATTGGCTCATGATGGTGTGAAAACATACGTATCAAACAAAACACTTTCACAGTTTTTGAACATTAAACCTCCATCAGTGAGTGAGATGCTAGGACGATTGGAAAAAGGGGGATATGTTGAAATCATACCGTATAAAGGTGTGAAGTTATCGCCGCTTGGTCTGCGTTTTACATTAGATGTCATTAAGCGTCATCGTTTGATCGAATTATTTTTAATAGAAGTGTTAGGGTATACATGGGAAGAAGTACATGCAGAAGCAGAAGTCTTAGAACACCGTGTGTCTCCATTATTTGTTGATCGATTAGATGCGTTATTAAACTATCCAGAAACATGTCCACATGGCGGTGTTATCCCTAGAGATGATTCATTTGAAGAGTATTACCGTACATCATTATTAGAATATGATGAAGGAGATACTGTAGTTATTCGACGTGTACGAGATAAGACAGACTTACTTGTCTATTTATCAAGTAAAGGGATGTCTATCGGGGATACTGTGACAATCAAGTGCAAAGATGAGACAAATCAATTGTTAGAAATGCAAACGAATGAAGAAGCAGTTATTTTGAGCTATTCCAATGCAATGGTAATCTTTGGAGAAAGAGCATAATATAAAATGCGTACATAAGACACTGAGTATTGCTCAATGTCTTATGTACGCATTTTTATGTTCAGCTTATGAGTGAAATTAATGAAAATGTATATGGCCTCGAAAAGAGTTGATCAAACAAAAAATAGAGCGTCGCACTGTTTAAAATAATCCAAAGCATCGAAAAGACGATAGTCGGGACATGTGTTATATTTCGCAATG
This window contains:
- a CDS encoding tyrosine-type recombinase/integrase codes for the protein MKCVDPITNYEDIQKMYILLKSQSQRDYLLFKFAIHTGIKLNELLNLTVLDVMQDQNEVIMHWEACCSQEIHVVLPEILRQEIKHYIEAEKLTSQDLLFQSKRTKKGLSRQQAYRIVHAAAQEVDIPHVGLTTLRKTFAYHTYRSGVSVSIIQKYLGHQTAQETRKFIGVPKEGAHTMIALNL
- a CDS encoding metal ABC transporter permease, with the protein product MMSFVQHLFEYQFLSRAMLTAILVGIVCGVVGCIIILRGLSLMGDAMSHAVLPGVALSFLFNIPMFFGALITGMLSSVLIGYISDRSKTKKDAAIGITFTAFLASGIILISVIHSATDLYHILFGNILAITQSAFYTTLFVSIIVVSLIVILYRPLKVSTLDPVFSRMSGLNTTMLHYFVMLLLALVIVASVQTVGVILVVALLVTPASTAYLITNKLSTMMMTSCLFSVISATVGIYLSFIFNLPSGAVIVLIATLLYVATFIIAKFIQSNHKGAYQTT
- the sroA gene encoding sigS mRNA-stabilizing protein SroA encodes the protein MNTKQVALILTQNIITPEGKTSKSTRKINQLNPDATNDDLRRFATIIETLTGEHYDQVEVVKTSIISM
- the mnhC2 gene encoding Na+/H+ antiporter Mnh2 subunit C, giving the protein MNIILLIVIGFLVFIGTYMVLSRNLIRIVIGIAIYTYAGNIIIMSMGEYTVDKKEPLIVSGYENYVDPLLQAIVLTAIVIGFAITAFLLVLVYRTFKVTKEHEIDVLTRGEDDE
- a CDS encoding Na+/H+ antiporter subunit E; this encodes MRQVGLNMMIAILWVLFQDEDAFRFPTFFFGYLIGLIVIYLLHKFFGQEFYPKKIWVSFKFLMIYLYQLFTSTFSIANYVLFRTNKMAPGLVRYETKLESDWAITFLTIMIIITPGSTIIRVNRDPNIFLIHAIDLTDKERKSLLKSIKQYEALILEVTK
- a CDS encoding metal ABC transporter ATP-binding protein, which produces MLSINGLDLYLGRKHILKNITLQLPLRGELIGIMGPNGSGKSSLIKSIIGELPADGTITLNQQPIKQCLTDITYIPQKSQLDLEFPINVEDLVLSGCYHDAGWFKRIPKEMKQRRDTLLHELSLYELRKRPLNALSGGQLQRVFIARALMSESQIYLLDEPFVGIDFKSEAIILEKLETLKAQGKLILIVHHDLATAMQYFDRILLLNQSVQFFGKSTEALKPEHIESVFLNQQPLIDSDKRTQHRKESTHHVVRPTSL
- a CDS encoding monovalent cation/H+ antiporter complex subunit F, which translates into the protein MISAWTEFFLSSALVLFAVSLVVALFRLIKGPTTADRVVAFDAISAIVMCIVGVLSVLFGTVSFLDSVLLIAIISFLSSITISRFIEGGNVFNGNNKRNF
- a CDS encoding metal-dependent transcriptional regulator — translated: MLSEEKEDYLKAILAHDGVKTYVSNKTLSQFLNIKPPSVSEMLGRLEKGGYVEIIPYKGVKLSPLGLRFTLDVIKRHRLIELFLIEVLGYTWEEVHAEAEVLEHRVSPLFVDRLDALLNYPETCPHGGVIPRDDSFEEYYRTSLLEYDEGDTVVIRRVRDKTDLLVYLSSKGMSIGDTVTIKCKDETNQLLEMQTNEEAVILSYSNAMVIFGERA
- a CDS encoding DUF4040 family protein, which produces MLIGLLITLLIVMLLLIVMMKWETKQLPGYIALLAPIIASGVFLYHIPKVWNEHYVTEIYQWLPTYDINLVLRLDGLSLFFGLLISLIGVAVFFYATQYLSYEHDDLPRFFTYLILFMFSMIGIVLSNNTIILYVFWELTSVSSFLLISYWYDRSESQNGAMTSFMVTVLGGLAMFVGFMMLYVVTGTNTITKQIAMREEIASHSLFIPIIVLLLLGAFTKSAQFPFHFWLPKAMAAPTPVSAYLHSATMVKAGIFLLMRFTPILGYSDFYTYSVTFVGLITMIYGSYTAIRQSDLKGILAYSTISQLGMIMSMVGLGGGIAKATDSAMLEMYAYIMFAAIFHLFNHALFKATLFMGVGLIDHEMGTRDIRYLGGLRRYLPLTMVAMFAASLSMAGVPLLNGFISKEMFFEGLIHASELSAFNRILTAVIIAIGFIASIFTFIYALNMIKVTFFGEAQGKQHVHEPKWFILPAAILALTLPIVFFVPDWIGTKLIQPAFSSVVANVETAEMAPHLAVWHGFNIPLMMSLAVIVIGTFVVLRVDLKQYLVTKPEKWTIPKMLERSGHSVESYSGWGLRALMNNRLNYYIVVTFIFYFAINLYGLYRVGVPELYRIEVTDYHLFHVLLLLTIILIGIALIFIRQRLTMVILTGGIGYAVALFFILMRAPDLALTQLVTETITTVLFIVSFSRLPNIPRGQFNLKRESVKITISLMTAITVVGLVFIIQQADALETISVYYHDAYEKSGGKNIVNAILGDFRALDTMAEGIVLVIAGFGIYTLLNYKDRRGQDERE
- a CDS encoding monovalent cation/H+ antiporter subunit B, translated to MKENDLVLKTVTHVVVFIILTFGFYLFFAGHNNPGGGFIAGLVLSSAFILMFLAYDVAQVLEALPIDFRLISLVGALTSIGTAVAPVFFGKNVLYQHDWYVDFPYFGEVHLSTITLFEFGILLIVVGTVVTTILSLSGGRS
- the mntC gene encoding manganese ABC transporter substrate-binding lipoprotein MntC, whose product is MKRILTLCIIALVLTACSFNNQSSHDKVKVVATNSILADMVKNVAGDKAEVHSIVPIGQDPHEYEVKPKDIQALTDADVVVYNGFNLESGNGWFEKALKQADKSLDDQSVVRASKSVKPIYLKQGNKSEDMIDPHAWLSIKNGVQYAKNIQQALIKADDKHKDHYMKHGDAYIKKLEALSDKSQDKFNDIPKEQRAMITSEGAFKYFAQQYDITPGYIWEINTESQGTPQQMKQAIDFVKQHHIKNLLLETSVSDKSMKSLGEETNAKIFGTVYTDSIGKKGTDGDSYYKMMESNIDTIHQSMVKNNE
- a CDS encoding Na+/H+ antiporter subunit G, whose translation is MATINEIFKLVAAIMVFAGSLIALISAIGVVRFRDVFLRIHAATKASTAAVLLTLVGVFIYFIFAQGYVGVRTLLALVFINITSPVGGHLVSRAAYRTGAYMYQKDANSGDADLNEDDIDEEKKRQIRIEKRAKRRKKVYSRLDK
- a CDS encoding Na+/H+ antiporter subunit D, whose product is MNDNLLALPLLIPLVGALLVGLFNKQLKLARRFSLFVLFSGFVVSLYMLIYVMRHQPIVLDFSGWPAPFGIQYVGDALSLLLVTTTFFVVWSIVMFGFGRGEKRASRYYLPTFILFLTTGVIGSFLTSDVFHLYVMFEIMLLASFVLVTLGQSVEQLRASIIYVVLNVIGSWIFLVGISLLYRQVGTLNFTHIAIRIQEMDDPTAIHLVAMSFIVAFGSKAALVLFMWLPKAYAVLNTELAALFASLMTKVGAYALIRFFTLIFNQSGNIVEPLLVFMSCVTMVIGAVGTIAYKDIKKIAAYQVILSIGFVIFGLGTNTVEGINGAIFYLMNDMVVKALLFLVIGIIVYTTGYRQYRHLKGLAKKEPWLGIAFVVVTLAIGGVPPFSGFPGKLLIFLGAVEHQHYIGLSLMIITSLIAMFSLFRVFFHMYTGNEVKGAVIEYKPIKPVRKHIILFLTTVTLLLGLMAPAIIQVTDLATKMNMDVQMYEEMVNPDLRGGH